CGGAACTCGAGAAACGGGAAGTGACCATCGCGACCGGCCGCGCAAGCCTGGTCCCCTATGTCGGTCCGGTGCAGATTCGCTTCGACAACCGCAATTGCTTCACCGGTGCCCTGGTGCTCGGCGATTCGGTATTACTCGGCGCCGTGCCCATGGAGGATATGGACCTGGTGATCAACCCGCGGCGCCAGCAATTGACGGTCAACCCGGCGAGTCCGAATATAGCGGCCGCGGCCGTGAAATAGCCGCGTAATCACCAATTCAGCCGCGCGAGTGGTCCGCACAGCGGACCCTACGGGCCGACAGTGACCCCGGCAAGTCCGACTG
The DNA window shown above is from Candidatus Thiodictyon syntrophicum and carries:
- a CDS encoding clan AA aspartic protease; this encodes MGQVFADIELSNPREPGLRPVSVHATMDSGAITLCIPEHVALQLNFAELEKREVTIATGRASLVPYVGPVQIRFDNRNCFTGALVLGDSVLLGAVPMEDMDLVINPRRQQLTVNPASPNIAAAAVK